A stretch of DNA from Mauremys mutica isolate MM-2020 ecotype Southern chromosome 25, ASM2049712v1, whole genome shotgun sequence:
GCAGGGGTCCAGAGGGTTGCTGCGGTTTAGCGTGGGGATGTCTGGGAAGAGGCCATGTAGCTCCGTGTGTATCTGCAGCAATGTCACTTGTTCTCCCACCAGCTTAATTGCAGGCTTTGTTGGCATCCTCTGTGCATGTTGAGCAGCCGGAGCAGAGAGGCGGGAGCCCCTTCCTTCACTTGGGATCAGAAGCGGTTTGGGGGGAAAGATGAGAACGGATTCAGCGGGAGATTTAAATGTGGGGGTTTGGGGTTCACACAGCTTCAAATTAAATCAATTCAAGCAAATACAGCAGCAGGGCGAGACCCGGAGCACAAACAGGGCCTCCGGATTCCCAATCTGATCCTCTTTGTACTCCCCCAGTTTTGCTTGACATAACTCCTTGGAGTTCAGTGGAGCCGGGTGTGATACTGGAGTAGTGTAATGGTGGGCTGACCCCTAGGGCTTACATCTGAGCTGCAGGGGAAAAGGGGGGTGCAGATTTTACAATGGCCCTTGgctaggggagccccagtgccgcCCTGGCATGAGCAGAGGATTGTAATGGGGAAAAGTTCAGGGTGTGATTTCTTTATTTTGCTCTcgcactggtataaatcaggagtagcttCATTGATGCCAGTGGAGTGGCGCTGGTTTTGCACCCGTGTAAATGCGAACAGAATCAGGCCTCGTTTCCCTTTTGCAAAGGGTGCTGTCAGCAGCTTTGGCGTGTCATGCGATCCGTGGAGCAGCTGCAGGTTACGCTCGGCTCTGGAATCACGTCGGAGTAAAATGGATCGCGTGTGGTTGTGGCTCGTAAGGGAGGCTGGGCGCACAGCCTAGAGGCGGTGGGtttgggaggggggctgggtgtgcAATCCAGAGGCGGTGGGTTTTGTGGTGGGCAGAGACGGACTCTAGAGCATAATTTTCATCTCTCAACACAGCAAACTCAGGGTTGTGATGAGATCAGATGCCACAGAGATGGGTGCGTCGTTTGCATGGGGCAGGTGGATTCTGGAGCACTAACCTGGGGACTCCCCAgcaccatgggggtgggggacagggaagggggcgtGGGTGCAGAATCCCAGCAGATCTAGTTATTGCAGCAATGCTCCGTGGCGGAAGGGGGGGGTGAGGtcaccccactgcccagcaggggACCCCCAAATAAATGCTGGATTAGTGCTGAATAAATTCCAGCCCCCCACACCTTCAGCCTGGCATTGAATGGTGACCAGCATGGGGGAGCTGCCCAGGGGGATCGGTTTTGGGGTGGCCTGAGGGGCTGCAGTGCCGATGCCCCATGCTACGTTGTGCatagggcagggaatggggggtgcgGGGGAGACACAATACTAAGGCCGGATGTGGGGAAGCCTGGCTCAGTGCAGTGGTGGGAACCCCAGGAAGCTGACCCCACACTCCCATTGACTCTGCCCCGGCCTTTCCCccaaggaggtgggggaggggaggagggccaAGGGATCcattgggatggggggctggcaggaagtgggcccccaccccagtgtaaatccagagtaacccccctcccccgccttggaCCCCGATGTAAGTGGGAGCAGAGTTTTGCCAAAGGAGGACGACTGGGAAGAGGATCCAGGAATCTGGAGGCCAGTCAGGGGATGGGTCCGTGtgagggggctggatgggggtggTTAGAGGCCCTAGCAGAGACCCCTGGCACTTTCCTTTGGGGGCTGCTGGGCTTCCCCTCCCGCAAAGGGCCGGGTGCCTCCGCGGGAGTCTGACAAACTGGGCTCAATGGGCCTTGAAATTCCCGCCCCTTATCCCCAGGATCTCGCCCCCCCTCCGCCAGGCCAGGACTCCTCCAGGCTGCTAATCAGCTCACACAATAGCTGATCAGTCCTGGGATCTCGGCCCTGATTGTCTCTCCCTTTTCAAATCTTGGATCTCCCCAGGGACCCAGCCAGGGGGGGCTTCTGCAGCTtctgcagaaggggcaggtgagaGCAGGGTGTGGCAAGGAGCCGGTTGGGCCTTGGGGCTGCTGACCcctgggggcgggcgggggagaTTTCTGTAGCTTATCCCACTGCAGGGAAAGGGGGTTGGAGCTGCCAAAGAAACTTTCCTGCCACTCGAATTCATTCTCCATTTAAAAACCTGTCTGGTGGCTTATAAAGATCGGACCAGCTGCCAGGCAGGGTCCCCCGCTCCTTTCCCTGACCCACTTCCAAGCAGACCCAGCTGTGCACGTAGGCATCTCGGGCAGCCTGGCAGCGTGTTTGGGGAATCCACGGGCCTGAtctcctgccaccccaccccacctgcgGCCAGAGCACAGAGCAGACACAAAGGCTGCCAGGTCATTTTGCCACTCGCTCTGTGCTGGTACAGGGAGCGTGGGGACCCTGTGGCCATGTGCGGACGTGGGGCAGCGGGGCCCCTGGGTCATGGTGGGGCATCAGGCTTCAGGACAATGGGAATTGGGccctgaaatcaggaaggccCGGTGACGAGGGGGGATTTCAATCAGAACCCTCAGTTGTGCACTGCGGACTCAGCAGCTTTTAGCTGGTGCCCCGTGCTCTGCAGaacggtcgccgccggcatttaggcggagggagctggggcaggggagcgcggggagggccgcctgcagcacgtaagggtggggggcagcaggcaggggaactccctgccccagctcacccctgccctgcctcctccccgagcaagccatggctgcttcacttctcctgcctcccaagcttgcggcgccaatcagcttaggcgccgcaagcctgggaggcgggagaagtgaagcagccacggcgtgcttggggtgctcgtgctcaTGTGTGGAgcgggggtgagctggggcggggggggtgcctcagggcggagggtgggggttggggagctgctgcaaggggggcgcctcagggtggagggggggagctgccgtgggggggacgcctcagggcagagggggggagctgccatggggggggcctcagggtggaggggggagttGATGGAgcggggcaaggtggaagtttcgcctagggcgcaaaacatccttgcaccggccctgggcccaTCCCCCCGCAGGGCTATGGTGCCCGGCCGCAGCGCGTTCCAGGATCCCTGGAGGGTGACGCCTGCAAATTCCcccagcagcccagggagctctGTGCCCCACGGAGGAGCGGGGCAATGGGAGAGGGAGTGAGCACCCAATGAGGGGGATAGAGGGAAGGTGATattgccagagccctgccatgggagggggcagtgcagtGGGATTGGGATCCTggcaggatggggggtggggggaagaggaggcgaCTGATgctagggaggggcagggccaggatcAGCCTCTTGGGGTCCCCTGGTGTCTCGGCCTCAGGATCCCCTGGGGCTTTCTCTGGTGCTGGTTCTGACCCAGATCAAACCTGGCAGCAAAGCTCAGCAGCTGGAGGGGGTCtgatccttcccctctccctcccctacggctgccagctgcccctgccctgcagtgggTGAATCTGCCCTGGGATGGACTGATTAACCCTCTCTGATCCAGGTGGTAAATGTCATGATGCAAAATCCGGTGCCCTGGTTCTGAGAGCTGGCACACGGTGAGGCACGGCGGGACATCCACCccctctgctgagctgaggtAGCAGGCAAGGAGGGCTGCCCTGGTTCACGCTCCTCTGGAGGAACTGGGGCTCCGTGGCAGGTAGGGGGAACGACGTGATGCAGCAAGTCAGTCTCAGTGCTCAAGAAGGGACCCAATCCACAAAGCTGGCAGCAGGAGCCGGGTTTTGAACATCTCCCGAcgtttggatctggggtttttAGTCTATTCTGGGGCTGGGTGCCCAGCAGTGGAGTTTGGATCCAGGGCAGGGGGTCTGATCCCGGCCTCGTCTGGGCCAGGGCGgagggctggctggggccgggtcttGGCCCCGCAGCGCATCCAATGCCCCGGAAATGAGCCGAGCCGCCTGGAGACAGTCAGCCACAGAGAGCTGCCATTACGGATTTTGAGGGTTAATGgctattcccctgcctgccccctaccCCTGGCTAGCCAAGAATCCGGTTAATATCTTGCCATCATGCAGCACTGGCTGGCTTGGggcagctccctctcccctctgctggctgccccaGCAACTGCAGCCAACTCCTACTTCCTCCCAGCCCAAGGGGTTCCTCCTTCAGCTCCAGGGGCCGCTGGCTCCAGTCCCGCTGGCACCTGGCTGTCTGGAGAaccgtggggtggggtgggtgacgCCAGGTCTCTCAGAGGAGGGGCGTTCCCCTCACACCGGGGTACGGCTGCATCAGGGCTCATTGGCCCCCTCGAGTGGCAGGTTTGTGTGTCTGCACCTCCCGCAGTAACGCCCCATGCACCAAGCTCTGGGGTCAGCCCCTGCAAGGGGCACGTGCCAGGCGTGGGGGGCAGTTATGTTTCAGGAGGGGAGAGGTTTTGGGAAGGCGTTTGAGGGGGCAGCGCTCTGGACTCATCCCGTCTCCGAACTGCGGCACCTGCCGCCTTTTCAGCTGCTCTGTGCAGCGGCATCTAGGGCAGGTTAAAAATAGAGCTCGGGGTAGGGCCGAGTGTCAACGAATATCGGGCTTTATAGCTCAGGGGAGCGGCTGAGGGATAAAAGCGAGAGCTGTGGATGGCTCCCggcccttccctccctgccacgGCCTCGGGAATGTCTCTCGCATCCTCAGATGGCGGCTTTGATTCTGGCTTTGCCAGCTTTTTCTGAGCATCCAATTAAAGGGGCACGGGCGGGCGAGGGAGGGATCACCTGCGGATGGGGGTCTGCATCCTCACTGTCATTTACTATCCTCCCCGAGACACCCACCTTCCCAGCCTGGCACCCATGAGAGCAGCCCGACATGAAACAGCCCAGCACTcaggagcaaccctacaataaacaAAGCAGGGAACTGTGCCCAGCCCTCGCCAGCAGCCCTATAATAACAAACCACCCCGTGACCCTGGCACAGTGCCCCCCCCAATCGCAGCCCTAGGGCTCGCCAGAGACTTACCCCCAACCCCCAAAGCACAGCCCAGTTCTGGGGGTGACCCGGCGCTGAGAGTTGGGGAGCTGGGATTGTAATGGACTCAGGGAGATTTCACTGCCGagaggcagagaagctggggggacACGCAGACAGTCCCAGCATCACAACCAGCCAGCTGTAGACACCCACATGTCCACGCAGATGTTAGGCGATTAAAGAAAGATTCTGGGGATTAGGGTtttaactgggggtgggggggggggagggacggagGATCAGTTTAGTGCTACTGAAAGAGTGAAATTGGCCAGTCACCTGGGAGTGTAGGGGAGTGATTGGCtaacccctccgcccccccctccccccacacctgcgCTCTCAACCCCGTCCCCCTGCAGTtctgcgggtgcccctcaatcccgacttGCCACCCCTGAtatctcagccctgcccccacaagctctgctgatgccccctcaatcccgacctgcaggGGAAGTCGGGGGGCTTTGGAAAGTGGGGGCAGATCCTGACTGGTGAGCTGCCGTTCCCCTTCCATCTGGGTGGAAATTGTCCTTTCGTCAGTGCCGGCCCCTTACAGACGCAGCCCTGGAGCTTCTGGGGCTGCTCTAAGAGGGGGCACAGggtggtggggtgggtgggtggatctAGGATCCAGGCTGTGTGTGGGGATccgggctgggatggggggtgggggagtggagtAGGTGccgtgggcagggggcagaatcCTGCTTGGGTGCCTGTGACCGGCTGCTGGGCGGGTGGGAATGAGCCGGACTCCAGCGGGGTCTGTTCACACCAACTGCGGATCCAGTCCATGGTCCCATCAAACAGGCAGGCCCCAgaggggagcaggaaggggggGTGCACGAGGGTTGGGACGGAGTGGCATCAGCAGAGCCTGGGgttggaggggggcaggaggctttcacccctccccttcccaggctgGCATCTCCCCCCGCTCCAGTCTAATTAAGATCTCTTGACGAGTCCCTGTGCTCATGGTTAATCACCTTTCGTTCCCCGAGGAAGGACCGGGATGCCAGCCAAGCGGCATGCCATTATCCTGCCTGAGAGCATCCGCCCGGGCACCCTGCCCGCTGCTGCCAACGCCCCCCTGAGTTGGGACCGGGTCCGTCTGGAGACAGTGACGGAGCGGACCCTCGCTGCCCACCCGCCTCCCGTGGGCTGGCAGGGCCCTCTGACTCAGCTGGCACACAGGCCACCTGCCCACCCCAGCTGCTTTgccccccggggagggggagggagatggatCGCACTGGAGCACAAAGCTCCagctagcagagagggagggagatggggagagtgagggggggtcactgcaggggaaagagagacccccccccatttCAGCCAAGAGCTGCCCCCTGCCTTGTGCCCTTGCGGAGCTCCTGATCTGTCCCCAAAGCATATTGCCCGGGGGGGagggctgtccctgcccccctccccccggcatcCCGATATCTCTCAGCTTGTGAGCCCCGCCAGGGTGTACCCCAGGGCTGAGGGGGCTGGGAGTGCTGGGTGACCGGGGGGGGGCATGGCTGCCAGTGCAGAGGGTCTCTGTATGGCTATGATGTGGAGGGGGCTTAGCCCTAGGCCGGGGGTCTATACCAGCGGCTCTGTATGTACCCCCAGTGCCTTCAatttcccccttcccacccatgccaggggctctgtctgccCCCCTCTCCCATACCAGAATCCCCcaatctcccccccccgcccccggcaggggCCCTTTGTGCATGCCCccaatccctccccccatgtgccCCATGATGATTTGGGGGAGGGCCGGGGTAAATCATTCAGGGTGTCAGCTCTTGCTAGACTCTTGGGAGGACGAGCCGAGCTGAGGTGTGTTATGAGGCGTTAGCAGCATCCTCAGCCAGTTCTTTGAGCTCCAGACAACCGCAGAGGCGCTTGTGTCTGTGCTCGTCAGGCGGCAGGAGCTCCATGTGTCCCCCACGGTTCCCCTTTCGGTTTTCTTCTGTCCCTCCAAACTCAGCAGGGGTCTGGCCACAGATGCCTAGAACGTTGCCTGCGATTTTGGAATTGACCAGATGCAGCGGCCAAGAACTAGTGTGTGGCAGACGGAGAAATGCCATCAACTGAGTGCATGGTCCTGAAAACTCAGCCCATTGTTCCCATCTGCATGCTGGGTTCTgtgcctccccccactgccccccaggggGCGGTGCCAGGATGAGGTATGGGGCATGTCCTGTCCGTTCCCAAGGGTGCCTTGCGAAGCTCCTCACTCGTCtcatggatggggaaactgaggcactgagtggggGAAGGGACTTGCTCCAGATCCCCAGCAAAACAGCCAAGGagctgggatgtgaacccagaagtcctgctgCCCTTTGCCTTGTTTTGACCAGGTGACGCAGCCCCTTATGTGGCTCTGGTGGTCATGGGAGGTGAGAGGGGACCCTCCCTCACACAGCTGAGATTCagtgagctgggctggggactCTGGAATAGCCCAGAAATTGTGGCTGTGCCAGGTTAGCCTGGTGGCTCCCTGTCCCCCTGGGCATCCTGCGATCCTCGCGCCTTCCTGTCCCAAAAACTGGCCCCGCAGCTCCTTTGCAGTGGTGGTCACTGGCCTCCCCCTTGTTCCCAGCACGATTCCCCCACCGAGCCGAGCACCCTACCCtgcagccccatgctggccagggTGGGCAGAGAACAGCCCTGGGCCTGCCTCTGGGGGGTGACGGGCGCTGGGACCCCCTGGCCCAAAGAGCCCTGCCACAGCACCCACGCACACAGTCTgggagccccagcacctcctctgcagcagccccagggtcCCTGGGTGGCACGGTGGTGGGAGCGGGCGTGGCCGAGGCAGACGTGTGCTCTGGCGTCCACGGGGGCCATTgcagcagggctgcagggacTGTGCCAGACCTTGAATAAATGAAGGACAAGAGACCGCTCCGAGCCAGTGGCGGGATGGAGCTGGGTGCCAGGCTCATTCAAAGCTGGTCTGAAACCTCAGCCCCAGCGAGGGATTATTTCATGTCGCCCTTGCTTCAGCCACTGTGGCTGTGTCTGGCTTGTTATCCTGTGGCAGCAGGATAGGAAAGGGCCCGTCTATTATATTGAGCTCGCAGTTGTCTGAGCCCCCAGTAACCCCCACCTGATAGGATCAGCactgctcaactgtgtgtcaCGAGCCCTGTactggcagcagctcctggggATTCCCCCTTAGCTCAAATGGTGCAGGGCTCGGCTcatggaggggtctcccccgACACAGCACGCAGCAAGGCAACAGCATGACCCAGATCTGCGCCGACAGTGACATGATGCCCCTTGTGGCGCCTGCCTTGGGGTGCAGCCGGGGGTTCAAAGCAGGTGCGGTTAGCCTGCGAAGTCTGTGCTGTCACACAGATGGGGAAAGCAAGGCAGGGAGGGACGGTGCTGCAGGGCTAGCGCGTGTGTTATTCACACTGGCCGTTCCTTGGGcgggagtcctgattcccagtcctgtgcttccCCCCTCGCTGGCTGCTTGCACCCCAGATCCGTGATGCTGTGGGTGAGCGGGTGAGCTCCACACCGGGTCCCTCGATCCCCATTCAGACAGGGCCCCGGGGAGCGAGGGCTCAGCCAGAACCGGAACAGCTGGATTCCCACCAGGCTTCCAGGCGATTAGCTCCGGAGCTGGGGCCTCAGCTGGCCGCCAGCAGCCccgggctctgtgtgtgtgtcgggtCCTGTCCGTGGCTAATCGCCTTGTGCTTGGTGTCTCTCCCGGTTTATTATCCCGTGGGTTGGGGACCCATGTGCCACGTCCAGCAGCGCTGAGCCCTCCACATGTTCCACCTCCCTGCCTCAGAGCGGCCTCCAGGGCAGACATGCTGGGGAGAGACAGGAGACTCGGGGCCTGTATCGCTGTGGGAAGAGCAGTCACTGGGCTGAGGAGATCCTGCACCCCAAGGGATGTGTCTGTGCGGGGAGTGAGGCTGTCACAGTGGGGTTGGGAAAAGGCATatgggaaagggaggagccaTGAATGTGGGTGCGGCTAAGGGGTGGAGGTGTGGCCATGGGTAGTGGGCGTGGCTAAGGAGTGGAGGTGTGGCCATGGGCAGTGGGTGTGGCTAAGGGGAGAAGGTGGAGCTATGAGTGATATTAGTGGCCCAGTGACCCAAAGGGTTTTAACCCTTGGTTGAGATGAAAAAGGGAGGAGCCAGTAGAAGCGATGGGGGTGTGGctatgggatgggggtggagctatgggtgggggtggggctatcGGTGGGATTGCTTTATCCCTGGCAGGGGCAGCTGCTCTCCTAAAGGTTCAGAGCTGGATCCCTGGCTCTGCACCTGCCTCTGCTCCCAGAGAGGCGAGAGCCCCAGCCCAATCTGGGGTGGGAAATGCGTGGGGCTGAGTCCCTGGCCTGCTCTGGGGCGCAGGAAGCGCTGAGATCCCGGCTGGCCTGTGGGCagatgctggggcgggggggtccctgcaGCCCTACGTAGATCAGCCTGTACCTcgcgagcagggggctgggggggacgggacggggtggggtaggggatgggAACCGAGGGGTGCAAGCCGAGGAGGCAGGACCTGCTAACCCATTCCTCTGTGGAGGGGGGACGGGAGAGGCCTGGCGCCTCCCCAACATCACCAGATGGGGTTTCTTTTGCCCCCCATGCCTCCCCCGCCCTCGTGCTgcctctgcgggggagggggattaaCAGATTCAACAAAAACATCTCCatcctgggctgggacagagacaccccccgaccgtgctgctgccccctgctgtcaGATGGGCTGGGGCccgcatggggggaggctccagggcccatttccattcccccccccccccccgcaacctgcTCCAGGCCATTCACACACACCCTTGAGCGTTTACCAGCTGGGCAGCGACGCCCCTGGGGCCCGTTCCTGGGGGACCCTGGCTGGACGCAGCCCCGGGACGGGGGTCACACAGagagggagctgggctgagaTGCTGGGCTTAGGGTAGagggtggggtagggggcagTAGTCAGAGCCCCCGTGCCCTGCGCTGCTCTCCCTGTGACGCTCCTcggggctctgctctgctcccccccccgccccccccagatgCAGAGGCTCAAGCGCTCGCTGTCCCTCAAGACCATCCTGCGTAGCAAGAGCGTGGAGAACTTCTTCCTGCGATCCAACAGCGAGCTCAAACTCCCCTGCGAGGTGCTGCTCAGCCCCCCGACGCCCCTGCcgcccccgtcccccccgccgACGCCCACCGAGGCCGTCCTGCCCCGGGCCGAGCACTCGCCCATCGCCTGCCACCGGACCCTGGCGCCCCTCAAGCCCATGCGAACGCACAGCTTCCAGGAGCACGTCTTCAAGAAGCACAGCCCGTGTGAGATGTGCCACCAGCTCATCGTAGGTGGGTGCCGCGGGGACCCCGTTCCCAGGGCAGGCGAACTAACCCAGGGACGCGCTGCTACTTCGGCCTCCGCCGATGCCCCCGatcgcagcccccagccccctgctttcccagcctgagcacccccatccccacccagctctgccccccgatcgcagccccctgctttcccagcctgagcacccccatccccacccagctctgccccccgatcgcagcccccagccccctgctttcccagcctgagcacccccatccccacccagctctgccccccgatCGCAGCCCCCTTCTTTCCCAGCCTgggcacccccatccccacccagctctgccccccgatcccagcccgcagccccctgctttcccagcctgggcacccccatccccacccagctctgccccccgatcgcagcccccagccccctgctttcccagcttgggcacccccatccccatccagatctgctgatgcccctcaatcctgccctggagcccccctgctattccagctctGAGcttcattcctctccctccttgagcTTGCAGAGGGGGTGCCCTCTGGGTGGGGCTGTTTCTGacgccccccttcccctcccacaatGTACAAAGGACTCTGATCCTGCCCTTTCCTGCCTGCCCCAAGGTCTGGCTCTGCTCCAAATCCTGGTTGCTCTCATGCCTCCCCCACAGTGAGACCCCATGGGGGATTTTCTaaatccttcccctgccccctcctcaccccccaggcTGGGGCCTCTCTCACCCACCCCCTGTGTGTGCTTGGTGTATTGCAGGCAATTCGAAGCAAGGCCTGCGGTGTAAAACGTGCAAGGTTAGCGTGCACCTGTGGTGCTCGGAGGAGGTCTCGCACCAGCAGTGTCCTGGCAAGACGGTAAGCGTCCGCCGAGCTGGTCCCGGGGGGGCAACATCACCCGCCTCTGTCCCTGGCAcgccactgccctctgctggccggaACATCACACACACGTGCGCGTCTGCAGACCTGGAACGCGACCACCCCCTGCTGGCAAGGACGGGGGTGCTGGGAGCTCAAGTCCTGACTCCTAGTTAAACTGTCGCCCCCATGTGCCTGGTTGTATCTGTCTGGcccctcggggggcggggggaagtgagGCTGGTCTGGAGGTGCCTCTGAGTCTGGGCTACcacagcagtggggtgggggttgcccCGCTGGCTATGGGGCCACAGGCAGACCAAGGGGCTTGTCCGCCACCCCCAGTCACTGTTacatttctctccctttccttcctCTCCTGCCAGGCCACCTCCTTCCGGCGCAACTTCAGCTCCCCCCTCCTGGTGCAGGACCATCAGCAGGGCAGCTCCAAGGAGTCACCCCCTgcaggtgagaccccccccagccctgtcccactgGAGtagttgtgggggggagggatcctgAGCCATACGAATCCTCAGGTTCCCTTTATCAGGATCTACCAAAAGCCCGCTGCAGCAGGGGGGTGTGACTGGCCCTGGGGAGGGGTCTCTGTGGGTGGTGCTGGAGCGGTAGGGGGGACCCCAGGGATGTTCTTGGGCCACTGAtccctttggggggggggaagggagggggattaCAGCgagggtgatcagatagcaaaggtaaaaaatcgggatgggggtggaggggtaataggcaactatataagacaaagccccaaatattggaactgcccctatgaaatcgggacatctggtcaccctaattacagCACTTGCAAGGAGAGAGGGTTAAAGGGATCCTAGGGCCACCGGCGTTAAGCCCCACCCCTTTTGTAGCAAGCCCCTCCCTCTTATGTAGTAAGCTCCTCCCCCTGGTGCAGGGTCTCCCAGCACATGGTTGGGTTACAGGCTGGCTTGGCATCCCTGACCCTCCCCCGTCTCTGCAGGCCCCAGCGGGAGGGTGGATCCCATCTACGAGACGCTGCGCTACGGCACCTCGCTGGCCCACCTGAACCGCTCCAGCTTCAGCAGCACCTCGGAGTCACCCACCAGGAGCCTGGTATGTgccagggcagggcgggggcaccGAGCCGAGCCCAGGCATGTCACGGAGCCCCCATGCGGTGCCACTGGGCAGCGCAGGCGGGGAGCCAGAGAGACACGCGGGGTCTGTCTGCGCCCAGCAGCCTCCAGAGAGGATCTGCCTCGGCCCTTGTTCCAGCCCATCCTGACCCAGCGCTGGTAGATCGTCCCAGTCCCCATCTCGGGCCCGGGCCATGAGACTGGGGTGGGCGAGGGCGACATGCATTCGGCTGGACCCTCTAGAGGAGGGTGGGGACGGCACTCGGGAATGGGAGattcctgggggagaggggtgcagctggcactggggaggagcgggggcgGTGCTGGAACAGCCCATCCAGTCTCCGCCCAACCCCTGGTGTCTCCGTCTTCCCTAGAATGAGAGGGACGAGGCCGGGGAGGACGCAGACGGCAGCGCGGAGGAGAGCCACAGCGACAGCGGTAAGCGTGGGCAGGGTATGGggcccccgcccggctcccccaCTCCACGGCCCTGGCCAGGGGGGCGGGGACGTGGGGCTGTCGGGGGAGCCCACGGGGCTGattgtctccctctctctcagtgTTCACAGCCCCCCCTGAGGCCGAAGGTCCCAGCTCAGAGGA
This window harbors:
- the STAC2 gene encoding SH3 and cysteine-rich domain-containing protein 2 isoform X1; protein product: MTELTEKENDPQTPDAQRSPGTISSLHETKMQRLKRSLSLKTILRSKSVENFFLRSNSELKLPCEVLLSPPTPLPPPSPPPTPTEAVLPRAEHSPIACHRTLAPLKPMRTHSFQEHVFKKHSPCEMCHQLIVGNSKQGLRCKTCKVSVHLWCSEEVSHQQCPGKTATSFRRNFSSPLLVQDHQQGSSKESPPAGPSGRVDPIYETLRYGTSLAHLNRSSFSSTSESPTRSLNERDEAGEDADGSAEESHSDSVFTAPPEAEGPSSEEKSPEQQAAGGSSRKDVSPMYSYVALYKFLPQEHNDLPLQPGDRIMLVDDSNEDWWKGKIGDRVGFFPANFVQRVRPGESVWRCCRPFYGNKEQGQMSLKESQICVGVGKSKENEGFLKVTSGKKRGLVPADALTEI
- the STAC2 gene encoding SH3 and cysteine-rich domain-containing protein 2 isoform X2, translated to MTELTEKENDPQTPDAQRSPGTISSLHETKMQRLKRSLSLKTILRSKSVENFFLRSNSELKLPCEVLLSPPTPLPPPSPPPTPTEAVLPRAEHSPIACHRTLAPLKPMRTHSFQEHVFKKHSPCEMCHQLIVGNSKQGLRCKTCKVSVHLWCSEEVSHQQCPGKTATSFRRNFSSPLLVQDHQQGSSKESPPAGPSGRVDPIYETLRYGTSLAHLNRSSFSSTSESPTRSLNERDEAGEDADGSAEESHSDSVFTAPPEAEGPSSEEKSPEQQVSCAPCPPTANPGHLPPQSLPRRLRRPELAPVSLLPCPTSSRRPELAPVSLLPCPTSSCRPELAPVSLETPPKTRQLHGAAPQTLPPGPRLAPSPDSESALLLFFAALTPSTCPWGGDPLVP